A genomic region of Melanotaenia boesemani isolate fMelBoe1 chromosome 13, fMelBoe1.pri, whole genome shotgun sequence contains the following coding sequences:
- the LOC121652027 gene encoding uncharacterized protein LOC121652027 isoform X1, whose amino-acid sequence MILRGKLQAAASVLVIVMRAFSVHTRTCHPSAIKIGNECCPMCPAGSRVKIDCTEIRSTSCLPCIDGSYTDKPNGLKQCSPCRICDSGGGLKVEQPCTAASDTVCEPVEGFFCIHSTKSSCAAAQKHSSCEPGQYISTNGTSSSDTECSDCRDGTFSDGASSSCQPHTQCESKNLQQIKAGTSSSDAECGEKGKRRNAAKHRDFCFLMSPNRTEDLEGQQTKQRCHYLKTGRMDQTFDPSRIKQHVFKPSVSVHCRVHVFQNPVTLQLDAGTLCCTELNHRSSFSISTTGTSTSSRPACSTQSCWGDKWLGVETSDGSSIQSPPPCGGNMAELRTLGQVTIADEGTWRTSRLRCGRY is encoded by the exons ATGATTTTAAGAGGAAAACTTCAGGCGGCTGCATCTGTGCTG GTGATTGTGATGAGAGCCTTTTCTGTCCATACTCGAACCTGCCATCCATCTGCTATTAAAATAGGGAATGAATGCTGTCCCATGTGTCCCGCTG gaagtcgagTTAAAATTGACTGCACAGAGATCAGAAGTACGTCATGTCTGCCCTGCATAGATGGATCATATACAGACAAACCTAATGGACTTAAACAATGTTCTCCATGTCGTATCTGTGATTCAG GTGGTGGTCTGAAGGTGGAGCAGCCGTGTACAGCAGCATCAGATACTGTGTGTGAACCAGTAGAGGGATTCTTCTGTATCCACTCTACAAAGAGCAGCTGTGCAGcagcacagaaacacagcagctgtgAACCAGGACAGTACATCAGTACAAACG GAACATCCTCCTCAGACACTGAGTGCTCCGACTGCAGAGATGGAACATTTTCAGATGGAGCATCTTCATCTtgtcagccacacacaca ATGTGAATCTAAAAACCTTCAGCAGATAAAAGCAGGAACGTCTTCATCTGATGCTGAATGTGGAGAAAAAG GTAAACGAAGGAATGCAGCAAAG CACAGAGAC ttttgctttttaatgtcaCCAAACAGGACAGAAGACCTGGAGGGACAACAGACCAAACAGAGATGCCATTATCTCAAAACAGGGAGGATGGATCAAACGTTTGACCCCAGCag GATTAAACAGCATGTTTTTAAACCCAGCGTGTCTGTTCACTGCAGAGTTCATGTGTTCCAGAATCCAGTTACACTGCAGCTGGATGCTGGTACTTTGTGCTGCACAGAACTGAACCACAGAAGCAGCTTTTCCATCTCCACCACGGGGACGAGCACGTCTTCCAGACCTGCCTGCAGCACA CAGTCCTGTTGGGGAGATAAATGGTTGGGAGTTGAGACTTCAGATGGATCCAGCATTCAGTCACCTCCTCCCTGTGGTGGAAACATGGCAGAGCTGAGAACTCTGGGACAGGTGACGATAGCAGATGAAGGCACCTGGAGGACCTCCAGACTCAGGTGTGGACGCTACTAG
- the LOC121652027 gene encoding tumor necrosis factor receptor superfamily member 14-like isoform X5 — protein sequence MILRGKLQAAASVLVIVMRAFSVHTRTCHPSAIKIGNECCPMCPAGSRVKIDCTEIRSTSCLPCIDGSYTDKPNGLKQCSPCRICDSGGGLKVEQPCTAASDTVCEPVEGFFCIHSTKSSCAAAQKHSSCEPGQYISTNGTSSSDTECSDCRDGTFSDGASSSCQPHTQCESKNLQQIKAGTSSSDAECGEKGKRRNAAKKEKTNGDTEEPTNIPLNSDGDNKRRNLETVLED from the exons ATGATTTTAAGAGGAAAACTTCAGGCGGCTGCATCTGTGCTG GTGATTGTGATGAGAGCCTTTTCTGTCCATACTCGAACCTGCCATCCATCTGCTATTAAAATAGGGAATGAATGCTGTCCCATGTGTCCCGCTG gaagtcgagTTAAAATTGACTGCACAGAGATCAGAAGTACGTCATGTCTGCCCTGCATAGATGGATCATATACAGACAAACCTAATGGACTTAAACAATGTTCTCCATGTCGTATCTGTGATTCAG GTGGTGGTCTGAAGGTGGAGCAGCCGTGTACAGCAGCATCAGATACTGTGTGTGAACCAGTAGAGGGATTCTTCTGTATCCACTCTACAAAGAGCAGCTGTGCAGcagcacagaaacacagcagctgtgAACCAGGACAGTACATCAGTACAAACG GAACATCCTCCTCAGACACTGAGTGCTCCGACTGCAGAGATGGAACATTTTCAGATGGAGCATCTTCATCTtgtcagccacacacaca ATGTGAATCTAAAAACCTTCAGCAGATAAAAGCAGGAACGTCTTCATCTGATGCTGAATGTGGAGAAAAAG GTAAACGAAGGAATGCAGCAAAG aAGGAGAAAACAAATGGTGACACAGAAGAACCAACAAATATACCACTGAATTCAGATGGAgacaataaaagaagaaatttaGAGACTGTTTTAGAG GATTAA
- the LOC121652030 gene encoding trihelix transcription factor GT-3b-like, whose product MFGDADPVPVAKKFVFKWTDEMTFSFIRFRSENDHLFTGHRNASTQGYDEIIKIMDLEGKVTPQQCKKKWENLKKKYKDLSLPKTGSGTDEGEVTAATWIFYAAMHEAIGQRPSVRPVSFYSSGPSSVVVSQTENEDKVDTASLSAAGAASSEVSSPESSPVVTLKRPRKRKKSDESAAEGLREWCENMERRQKEEDDRDRAWLNHSQGQMDKMLNLFGKLVDHLTK is encoded by the exons ATGTTTGGCGATGCAGATCCTGTGCCAGTGgcaaaaaagtttgtttttaagt GGACGGATGAAATGACGTTCAGTTTTATTCGATTTAGGTCTGAAAATGACCATCTCTTCACTGGGCACAGAAATGCCTCTACTCAAGGCTATGA cgaaataataaaaataatggacTTGGAGGGGAAAGTAACTCCTCAACAATGCAAGAAGAAATGGgaaaacctaaagaaaaaatataag GACTTGTCACTTCCAAAAACTGGGTCAGGGACAGATGAGGGAGAAGTTACTGCAGCAACTTGGATTTTCTATGCTGCCATGCACGAAGCAATTGGCCAGAGGCCATCCGTTAGACCAGTCAGCTTCTACTCTTCAGGGCCAAGCAGTGTAGTGGTCAGCCAGACGGAGAATGAAGACAAGGTGGACACAGCATCTCTgtcagcagcaggagcagcgAGCTCAGAGGTGAGCTCTCCAGAAAGTTCTCCAGTTGTGACGCTGAAGAGGCcgaggaaaaggaagaagagtGATGAGAGTGCAGCGGAGGGCCTTAGGGAATGGTGTGAGAACATGGAGAGGaggcaaaaagaagaagatgatcGTGACAGAGCCTGGCTTAACCATTCCCAGGGACAAATGGATAAAATGCTAAATCTGTTTGGGAAACTTGTTGACCACCTTACCAAGTAA
- the LOC121652027 gene encoding tumor necrosis factor receptor superfamily member 14-like isoform X3, whose translation MILRGKLQAAASVLVIVMRAFSVHTRTCHPSAIKIGNECCPMCPAGSRVKIDCTEIRSTSCLPCIDGSYTDKPNGLKQCSPCRICDSGGGLKVEQPCTAASDTVCEPVEGFFCIHSTKSSCAAAQKHSSCEPGQYISTNGTSSSDTECSDCRDGTFSDGASSSCQPHTQCESKNLQQIKAGTSSSDAECGEKGSILTKVVVVGIIVVVLLLTMVMVGPLILHRKKKLSLKCGKRRNAAKKEKTNGDTEEPTNIPLNSDGDNKRRNLETVLED comes from the exons ATGATTTTAAGAGGAAAACTTCAGGCGGCTGCATCTGTGCTG GTGATTGTGATGAGAGCCTTTTCTGTCCATACTCGAACCTGCCATCCATCTGCTATTAAAATAGGGAATGAATGCTGTCCCATGTGTCCCGCTG gaagtcgagTTAAAATTGACTGCACAGAGATCAGAAGTACGTCATGTCTGCCCTGCATAGATGGATCATATACAGACAAACCTAATGGACTTAAACAATGTTCTCCATGTCGTATCTGTGATTCAG GTGGTGGTCTGAAGGTGGAGCAGCCGTGTACAGCAGCATCAGATACTGTGTGTGAACCAGTAGAGGGATTCTTCTGTATCCACTCTACAAAGAGCAGCTGTGCAGcagcacagaaacacagcagctgtgAACCAGGACAGTACATCAGTACAAACG GAACATCCTCCTCAGACACTGAGTGCTCCGACTGCAGAGATGGAACATTTTCAGATGGAGCATCTTCATCTtgtcagccacacacaca ATGTGAATCTAAAAACCTTCAGCAGATAAAAGCAGGAACGTCTTCATCTGATGCTGAATGTGGAGAAAAAGGTTCCATTTTGACAaaagtagttgttgttgggatcattgtggttgttttattattaacaatGGTGATGGTTGGACCTTTAATTCTCCacagaaagaagaaattatCTCTAAAATGTG GTAAACGAAGGAATGCAGCAAAG aAGGAGAAAACAAATGGTGACACAGAAGAACCAACAAATATACCACTGAATTCAGATGGAgacaataaaagaagaaatttaGAGACTGTTTTAGAG GATTAA